The genomic region TTCGCAAGTGAGAATACGGCTGTGACATAAATGCTCTTGGTGGGAGGTTGAACAAACGTGGAACCCAAACCGATCGATGGGGCTCAATCAATCGTTTCGGCATTCAGAGTCGGGCACAAACGAGGATCGTATGGCGATCCGTCTTCCGACTCAGATTTCAGCTAAGCTTCGTGCGGAGAATCGTTGTCGGATTCAAATTGTGGCATAGGCTTCCAGCCTGTGGTTTCCGGCACACAGGCTGGAAGCCTATGCCACTTTTCCGAACGAGGCTAAGAATTCGAAGCTGCCTTATTCAGCGGCGGCTTCGGAAGTCTTGTCTTCGCTAGGTGCCTCTTCTTCAGCCGCAGCTTCGGTTTCAACCGCTTCGGCTTCGGCAGGTTCTTCAGTTTCCGCTGCCGCTTCGTCACCGTCCGTTGCCGGTGTGAGCTCCACGTTGTCGTCCTTGCTGTCGTCCAAGGTTGGGACAACCAATCCGCTGGCGATATCTTCGACTTCACCGTCTTCTGGACCGGCGGACATTTCCGAATCGTCATTCAAGTTGGCGACCGCTGGGTTATGCATTCCCAACAACCACATGGCGAACGCACACACCAAAATCCAAACACCAGCAACGCCAACGGTGATCACGGTGAACGTGTCACCCGCTTTGCTACCGAACGCACTTTGACCGCCCGGGCCACCCAAAGCGCCACTCAGTCCGCCGCCGCGTCCACGCTGAACGAGAATCAACAGGATCAGGAACAACGACAGGAATCCCATCAAAACGCCCAGCACGAGTCCGGAGAATGATGCGAGCGGCAAGAATGGAGCGAAGTTAGTAAGGGAGGCCATGATACGGTCAGTCCGTTGAATGTTGGGCGGGAACCCAGTAAGTGAAAATGATTGAGGAGGGGACGAAATCGCCACCACCGATTGATCAGATTGGCTGCGGCAGGCACTCAACGCGTGCTACCGGCGAGCTCAGCCCCAAATGGACCACAACTCGCCAACCCAAATCAATCGATAACATACCGATTCCGTGACAGGAATAGTAACTAGGCGGAAGGTGCCGCGGCGATGATGCCGGCGAAATATTCGACCTTCAAGCTGGCACCGCCCACAAGGGCTCCATCGATGTTGGGTTCAGCCAACAATTCAGCCGCGTTGCCGGGCTTAACGCTACCGCCGTATTGAATCCGAATTTGCTCAGCCACACCGGGTGAGAACATGTCAGCCAACAAACCGCGAATGAACGCGTGCACGGCTTCGGCTTGCTCTTTCGAAGCGGTTTTGCCGGTGCCAATTGCCCAGACAGGCTCGTAGGCGATTACGATGCCAGCGGCACGAACTTCGTCGAGACCTTCTAGCGAAC from Neorhodopirellula lusitana harbors:
- the secG gene encoding preprotein translocase subunit SecG produces the protein MASLTNFAPFLPLASFSGLVLGVLMGFLSLFLILLILVQRGRGGGLSGALGGPGGQSAFGSKAGDTFTVITVGVAGVWILVCAFAMWLLGMHNPAVANLNDDSEMSAGPEDGEVEDIASGLVVPTLDDSKDDNVELTPATDGDEAAAETEEPAEAEAVETEAAAEEEAPSEDKTSEAAAE